A segment of the Bos javanicus breed banteng chromosome 22, ARS-OSU_banteng_1.0, whole genome shotgun sequence genome:
atattaaaaagcagagacatcactttggcaaccaaggtctgtctagtcaaagctctggtttttccagtagtggatgtgaaagttggactataaggaaagccgagtgccaaagaatcgatgcttttgaactgtggtgatggaaaagactcttgagagtctcttggactgcgaggagatccaaccagtccatcctaaaggaaatcagtcctgaatattcattggaaggattgatgctgaagctgaaagtctaatactttggccacctgatgcgaagagctgactcactggaaaagaccctgatgctgggaaagattgaatgctggaggagaaggggacgacagaggatgagatggttggatggcatcacccactcgatggacatgagtctgagtaagctccaggagttggcgatagacagggaggcctggcgtgctgcagtccatgaggttgcaaagagtcagacacgactgagcgactaaactgaactgagggatcaCAAACCCATAAACAGTGAGGCTCACTTGTTCAAGTGGAGGATGTGCAGGGCACACTGGGCCGTGCCCAGCAGAACAAAGTCCTCTGTCACCTCGAGGGCTGTGGGCTGCTCCACCAAGGGCAGTGAAGCCCGCAACCTCCCATTCACTGAGTACAGGTGCAAGGAGTAGGTGACCTGGAGGAAGCAGGACGTGTTAGCAAGGACAGAATCCCAACTACCCCTATCTTGGCTGGGCGCCCCTTTCCCATACCTGAGCCCCCAGACGCTCCCGCGCTGAGCTCTGCACCACAATCTGGCCCTCAGACCCCAGCACCAGGTGGGACACAGGTCCAGGCAACGTGCTTCCTGGAGGGCTGAGTGTGGCCACAAACTGGCCACGGCGCACCGTGTGGATGATCACAGTTCCGTCCTGCAGGAAGGCAGCTTAGGGTGCTGGGCACAGGCATCTGGCTCCAGGGGCAGGGCCCAGCAAACAGCCTCCCCTGGGCACAGGCAGACACACACCTCCGATCCGGACACCGCCATGTCAAGTTCAGTGCTGATGGCCACACAGCTCACGGCAGCCTCATGCCCATACAGGATCTGCACGGGCTTTGATGCCAGCCCCATTGAGAGACCATTCTGTGGGGAACACCAGGGCTGGCTCAGGACTGAGGCACCCCACCACCTTGGCCCCAGAGTGAGAAGGCTAAAAGCTCAGAAAAGTGAAGGTCTGATCCAAAGTTAGACAGTTGGAGCCCCAGACTCACTCACGGTAGTAGTAGGAAGGGGAAGAGAGCAGGGTAGGACTGGAGGCCCACTAGAGGGGCAGATGGGCCGCAGATCTGGACCAAGGGGGCCCACGGGGCTGCCACCCAGCACACCTGCTGCATGAGCCGCCACACCATGCATGTGGTGTCTCGGGAGCCTGAGATGAGGTAGATGCCACAGGTGTCCAGCGCAAGGCAGGTTACTACATCTGcacaggagaggggaggaaacGGGAcgggaaagagagaggggaggggagaagagggaaaatAGAGCAGTTACCCCTCCCTGGCCAGCTCCGGAGCCCTGCTCCCACCCGCATAACCTGAGCTCCCAGGCAGCACCTACCAAGGTGGCAGCGGAGCTGGCTGAGCAGCCTGCCCCGGGGCAGCGCAGTCACTCGCAGGCTGCCATCCCAGTGGCCACCACTGAACAGCAGCTTTCCGTCCGGGGACACTGCCAGGGCTTGCCCACTCACACCACTGCCTGGAACCCACGGGCCGCTCAGGAGTCGCTGCATCCTGACCCAGTGAGGAGGACCACAGGTGAGGCCAGGCTACACAGGAGACCCTCGCCTTCAGAGACCTTGGCCAGAGCATTTAGAGCCCACCCTGGCCCACAACCCTCTGTCCTACTTGGGGTTGCCCATGGTGGGGtctttgctgaagctgaagtagTTGCTTATGTTTCGGTCATAGGGCAGCCAGCTGTGGGTCCCCAGCAGCCCACTGGCACTCACGGTCACCTGGGCGAGAGAGGACAGAGGTGGGTTGGGGCAGAGTCGGGGGTGGAGCTGAGGTGGGGCCCGGCCCGGTGCACTTACCAACAGGTCTGCGGAGCCCTGGGTGATGAAGGAGTGGGGTTGCCGGTGGGGAACCAGGGCCAGCACCAGGGGCACGCCATCGCTGATGACCTGCGGGGGCAGGGCGGGACTAGCTACCCGAGCAGCCGGCTAGAGCCCCCACCATGCTACCTGCTTCTTGGCCCTCAGCCCCGGGGCATCACGTGACAGGCAGAGGTCACTCTGAGAGACATGCAGAGAGCAGTGGGCCTTCAGGGCATCTCAGGAAGTGAGAGACCAGATGGACAAGGAAGACCCTTCAAGCTTGGTTTCAACCTCGGTCATCCCACCCCACGACTCCACATCTCCGAGTCGGCTAGCGTGAGGAGAGGAGAGCCTGAACACCTTGGAGCTGGGGGCCTTCTGGGATGCAGGCAGGAAGGTGAGGAGAGTATTGAGGCCAGACTCCCTCCTTCTGTTCTCCCTAAGGATGACCAGGGGAGTCAACCTGGCCTGACCCTCCCTCATGAAGATGGCACCCAACCCTCAGTGATGTTTACCTCATATTTCCTCTTATTTCCTCGATATTTACCTCTTATTTCTAAGATGTCTTAATATCAGGGACTTTGATTTAGGTTTTCCATCTCCAAGAGATTGGCAAGGACCGTGGAATTAAATGAACTTCACTGGGTAGGTAGTTGAGACCCTGCTTCCTCTCACCTCTGCAAAGAAGGCCTTTAGCTGGCCCAGGTGCTGGAAGATGCTAGGTGAGTTAGTGTCCAGACGTGCAAGGCGCTGGGCTGCTTCCTCCACGGAAAGCCGAGCTGGATGGGGCTCCTGTGGGCAAGGAACCATTCAGCACCGCGGCCAGGGCCTCCCTGACCACGGTCTTCCCAGCCGGCCTTACCTTCAGCAGCTGACAGGGTGTCTGCCCGAAGTTGCTGATGATGCCCTCCAGTGCCTTCCGCTCCCGCTCATCTGCCACCTGGTCCAGGTCCACAGCCCCTGAGCATCGGCAGGTtagggggggggggtggggcgggggcgggcagtCAGGACTCCTTCTGTGCCCCCTGCACGCCCCATCCTCTGCACCCCAACCCTCACCGGCGTCCAGGGCACCGCTCACCCTCGTAAGTGCAGTAATAGAAGACATTGAGGGCCTCCTCTGCAGCTGGCCCCCGCTGCTTGTAGCCAAAGATGAGGTCGATCCACTCATGCAGGTGGGCAGATACATACTCTGACTCCTAGGGGCAGGGAGGTGGCCGTCAGTCCAGGAACAATGGACCCTCCGCCTCGGCCCTCCCCTCTGGCCACCTGCCGGTATCTGTGCGCACATCTCACCAGTGCCCGGCGGTGCTGCTGGATGAAGTCCTCAGGAGAGCTGGCCCATGGGGGCAGTACCACATCACCCACCTTCTCGTTGGTCAGCTGGAGGCAGCCCAGGTCAAAGCCTGGCACAGAAGGCTGGGTCAGCTGTCTCGCTGTGCCTTCTTCACCAGCTCCCCGGCCACCCTCCATCTTCATGCCTCCCGCCCCCACCCAGCGCCTACCGTTCTGGTTCTCCAGGAAATCGGGGAAGTAGAAGAACTCTGGGATGAGCTCCTTCACATCAGCGGGGCTCTCCAGGCGGGCCTGCCAGGCTGCTGCCACTGAGTGGAACTGCCGGTCCGAGCAGTCGAAGCTGGGGAGGGGCACGGGCCAAAGTGAGGCAGTGAGAAGGGAGACAGGGAATGAAAAGGTGCAGCCCTGGACAAGCAGGGAGCCAGCCTGTCCAGGATGCCTGGAAGACCCACCCTTCCCTCATCCACCCTGCCCACCGCCCCACACCATCTGCCTGCCCCTCCACACCGGCCACTCTGCAGCTGGACGTGCAGGGAGGTGAATGGTTCCACGCGGATGAGGTAGTGCATCACGCCCGCCGCATTGGAATAGTGGGTGCCATAATGGAACTTGTCGATGGTGCCCGCTGGGTCCTCGAAGCTCTCATACCTAGAACCACGGTTGGAGGGAATCAGTGGAAGCCCTCCCTGGTCCACCCCAGCCCCGAGCCCAGCCTTGCTCATGCACTCACTTCTCCTTCACAAGCTGGGCGTGCTTGGGGTTCACCACACCAATGGGCTTGGACAGGTCCCGGAAGACGGCTGGGTTGCTGAGGTCCAAGGTTGGGGACACGTAGTCCTGTAGGACCCAGGGGAACTGGCCGCCCACCCGGGCAGGAGCTGCATGAGGGTCCTGATGGCCTACATGGCCAGCCTGCCCTGCCCGCACCCTCACCCTCAGGAAGATGGGTGGAGCCCACAGGTGGGGGTGCACCATGGGGAGCAGGAGGGATTGTCTGAGACAGGATTTCCTTCAAGAACAGAggccaggaggggaagggagtggggCTGGGTGTGCGTGGGGGGCTGAGCCGAGAACAGAGGCCAGGCCTCAGGCAGCACCTGCCCAGGACTGAGCTCAGGGCTTGGCCCTCTATCAGTACCCACACTTGGGTGGACCAGGGCTGGCGGAGCAGAGGGTGGGTGGAGGGGTAGCAGGCCCTTACCACAGGGTACTGAGACAAGTCATTGTAGGTCCGCCCCGCAATGGTGTTGAGCTGCATCAGGTACTCAAAGTTGGAGATCTCTCGCTGCACCCATTTCTGGGGGGGCAAGGATACGAGGTGAGCCGGTGGGCTGCCAGCACTCTCCCCAGTGGCGGGGCTCTGACCTCACCTGACCCCCACCCTCCAGGGCTCTCACCTGCGTAAGACCTGAGGCGCGCAGCATCTCCTGGGGAGAGCGGCTACTTAGGTAGCCTTGGGTAGGGGGTCGCAGACGCAGGAGCCAGGAGTACACCTGGTTCCGCACCTGGGTGTGGGGTGGAATGAGGGAGGGCTGGGGCCTGGGCACGGGGGAAGGGGATGAGGCTGCGGCCCCGCCCGTCTTGCATGGGAAGTTGAGGAAGTAGTTGGCCTGATCAATGAAGAAGAGCTCAAGAGCTGAGCGGCGCAAGTTGAAACGCCGCAGGTGGACCTCTCGCAGCTGGGCCAGTGGGCGCCGGAAGTCATGGCCGATGCCTGTAGGGATGGAGAGCAGGTGCTGGAGCTACCCGCCCCAGCCCCACGAGACCCCAGCCCCCATCCCTGCCGGCCCTCCAGCCCGCTCCAGCAGAACACACCCTCCTCAGTTTCGACCCGCTCGGCACTGCCATCGTAGAAATACACGTGCTGCGTGGTGACCTCCAGCAGCCCTGGGACCACAGCCACCACGGTGACCAGTTGGCACTCAGCTGACAGCACCAGATTCTCATGCTGCTCATCCAGCTCTGCGGCCTCCAACCTGGGGGCCAGCACCCACTTTAGGTACTAGGCTCTGGGACCCCCATTCCCAACCAACCCAAGGACCACACTCTCAAAGTACCACTAAGTTAGGAGGCATGCTGCTCATGATCCcataggaggaggaggagctgcccATGGTCCAGACTGGCCCCAGTCCATGCCCTGAAACCTGGGCTTCTAAAGTTCCTGCCAGGACACCAACCCCTGTCCCCAGCCTCCCCTCACTCAGCACCTGCCCACTCCCATGGGTGCACATCCTGGTCTGGCTTCTCAGTCCTGCTCTGGGGTGCCTGGCCATCAAACAGCAACTCTCCATCCTCTTACAGATCTGCCTAACCCTTCCACCTGACTTTGGACTGTCCCTTCAGGGTGGTTAGCCCCACAGCAGGAGGGCAAGTACACTGAGAAGTCCTCTGCCACTGGCAGGCACACATTGGACAGGCCCCCTTGCCCTGGGCAGCTCTTTCCCAGCCCCACTCACGGGGTCTCCAGTGCAGCCAGCTCGTCCTCGCCCAGCTGGTCTTCCTGTAGCTCCTCAGGTAGGCTGCTGACTTTGGCCTCTTTGGTCACAGCGAGAGGCAGTGAGGCCTCCTCGGTGGGTGTCAGGGGGGCCTCACCTGCAATGGGCCCAAGGGTGCTCAGCCAGAGCTGGACAAGACAGGGCTATGAGGTTGGGTGGACACAGCTCGGCACACCCTCTCACCCAGGTTGTCGCGTAGGGCACTGGCCTCCAGGTGAGGGTTGAAGTGATGGTTGGGCACCAGCTTCAGACGCATGCGCGAGTAGGTCTCAGCACTGGAGAGCTTCCAGTGGGGGGTGGGCGGATCCCTACAGATATGACCCCACTTACGGTCATGAGTGGGAAGCAGCGGGTTGCAGACccctctgccttcctcccagGCTTCTCCTCAAAGACActctcctggcccctccctcccAAGACCCACCCACCCAACGAGACTCCTCCCAAAGCCCCGCCCACCTCAGGGCCCAGGCCCCACAGGGGCTGGCTAGCTGGCGCCACAGCGCCCCCCAGTGCAGCAGGGCAGTGGAGTGCTGCGCTGCCTGCTGCTTCAGCGCCGCCGCGTATCGCAGCCCCTCGAAGCGCGCCCGCCTCTGCACAGGGTCCAGCACCAGCTcctgcggggtgggggtggaggaacaGGTGAGGCCCGCTGGGTGCTTCcagctcctccctctcctctcagtCCCAGCAGCCGTCCTCTGGGTCCACAGAGGGCCCAAGTGTGGAGCTGCTCCCGGCCCCCAGGGCAGGTCGCACACCTGGAAGGCCCGACGGCTGCGCGCGCGCTCCCGCTGGCGCCGCTGCCCACTGCTCATGAGCATGTCGTAGCAGGCGTTCCAGAAGCCCGACATGAGGTCGTGACTCTTAGCGTAGGTGTCCATTTCGAACTGTGACATGGTGGGCTGCACCTGGAGGACCGGACAGGGAGAGGCGACCGCGCTCGATGcgggcccccagcccccactaCTTTGCCCGTGCCCCTGGCCCCAGGCACCTGCTTGTCAATGAAGTGACGCCATTCGGGGGTGGCACAGAAGGCCTGGAAGTCCTCGAAGAAGGTGGGGCTCCCGTTGGTGGGCGGCAGGGAAGGCAGGCCCCACTGTAGCCCCAGTGGGCCGTAGGCGCGGTCCAGCAGCGTGCGCACCAGCGGCACCAACCACGAGCAGCGCTCTGCAGCAGCGGCGGCGACTGGGGGCTCCCCGTTCTCGGTGGGGGTCTCTGATGGGGAGGTGTTCAGCGCCCGCGCCAGCGCCGCCTCCAGCTTGGAGAGCACGTAGCAAGCCTCCTCTCGGCGCATGGGCACTGCGGTCTGCAGCAGCGCGTGCAGCTTCACGTAGGCTTGGGCGTGCAGCTGCGGACGGAAGAGTGGGGGTGTCACCAGCTACTCCCCGAGCTCCCTAGATCCGCTGCGCACCCTCCCCCCACAGCCGCCCTGCGCTCACCTGCGGGTCCTCCAGCAGGATGTAGCCGAGCACCAGGCGCAGGCCGATCTGCGCCATCTCTCGGAGGTCCGCTGTGCCGTTGGCCAGGTGTGGCCAGGCTCCCAGGCGATCCAGCAGGCTACACACTCCTTCGAACAGCTGCCGCACACCATACATTCCAGGTGGCCATCACCAGATGAGGCCAGAAGCCCGTGAGGAGAGAGGGAAGTAAGGTTTGGGCTGGGGGCCAGAGAGGGTTTCCACATACAGATAGACCTCTGCTCACAGATACCAGAGCTGAGGTCCCCATGATTGCACATGTATACTCAGCCACTCTGCAGACCAAGAGCCCTCGGGGCATGTGAACACAGTGCTCCTGCCCCGAGCTGCCATACCTTCTCACTCCACAGCTCCTGGTTACCATGGCCCTCGGCACACAGGAAGTCCTGCAGCAGACGCAGCAGCCAAAGCGCCTGCTGGGTGAGGCTGGCCAGGACCCCAGGGGGGGCCTCTTTGATGTCGGTCAGGGCTGACTCCAGCATCATCTCCAGGAGGCTGGAGGGGAATGAGGGACTCTGGTGTCTACCTGACTGCCTTCTGGGCCCCCAGGCTTCCCCACAGCCCTGCTCCCTCACCTGCGCTTGATGCAGTCTGGTGGGCGCACCAGCGTGGCTGAGGACCCCAGCTGGGTGAGCACGGAGAAGACCTGGCCGCGCTCCCGCCAGGCGGCCTCGTCACTGCCATCCACACCCCGCCACGTCACTGAGAACAGCACGTTGGTGAGCAGGTTACAAAGCTCCTCCTCACAGGTTTGCTGTGGACACAGGGGGTGTGTGGAGtgcaggctggggagggagggaatcaCTGCCCCAGCACCATCCCTGTTCAGCACCTCTGCCCACCCACTAGTAGGCACAGCAGGAGGCTGAGCCTTTGGCCAACGGCCCAGCCAGTGTGCTGCTGAGGGCCTAGACAAACAGTGTGGGACTCGACCACCACCTGAGTTCCAGGGAGGATCCTGGGGTTCCAGGATTCCTAAGAGGAGATGAGGCAGTTCACATAGTTACCTCACAGGCCTCAAGGACTGTCCCAGAACCCTCTGGAATAATGCCATTGAATAAGCAAAGGCCCCTCCCCAGATCCAGAAGCACAAGGCAGGACTCTTAGAGCCATGCTGCTCACCAGCCCTGAAAAGCCCGTGTCCCACAGGCTCTCAAGGGCCTTCCAAAGCCTGGCAAGTGCCCCCAGCTGTCTCAGCACAACTTGCCCTGTTCTGGAATATCCGCCACCCCTCAGAGAACACACTGCAGAGGAAAGTTATGAGGGGGCAGCGCTGGACCTGACCGGCCGTCACAGCCCTGATGTCAAACAGTACCACACCTCTGGAAAAGCTCCACTGGCTGCCCTGGGCCCCCGAGGAGCCCTACCTCAGAGCCCGCCTCACCTGAGGGTTGCTGGTATTGGAGGTGTCATCCCCACTGATGGTGGGctctggcaggctgccgtcctCCAGCACGTTGGAGAGACTGGAGCTGTGGCGGCCCTGGGCCATAGGGAAGGGCCGGGGTCCATCGAGTGGGGATGGTGTgccaggctggctggctggagtGACAGTCCCGCTGCCGCTGCCACCACCGGCAGTATTTCCTGAGCTCACACTGGCCCGCTCCAGGCCCAGCTCAAAGGGGGTGGCGAACGGGGAGAGGGCGTGGTAAAAGGCATCAGGGTCAGGGGCCTCTGGGGGCAGGAAGACGTCTGAAGGCTCAGGCGACTCAGTGGGTGGCTTGTGTGAGGCTGGCTCCGGGGAGgtgggtggctcaggggtaaagggCAGGGGACTGCCGGCTGTGACAGCTTCCAGGACAAACAGCCGGGTCAGCACATCCTGCCAGCCGGCCTGGCGGGCCAGCAGCCGCACTATGTCTGGCTGTCCGTAGATGAGGTGGAAGAGCTGCCAGGCCAGGGCACAGGAAGTGAGGGACTCACTCGACAGCCTGCCCCAGCACCTCCTCAGGGGGCCTTTGCACGGAAGGCCTGCAGAGACCCCTCATCCCAGGCAGGCAAAGCCCTCAGGGTGGAAGCCACCCCACACCCCCAACAAAGCTTTCACTTTCCACTCACCTGACGACAAATGTCCAGGCGGACGCTGAGGTCAGCCTGGAGGGACAGTTGCACCACAGCCAACAGATCAGAGAGGTTCAGGCAATCTGGGAAGATGGCCAGAAAAGGCCTGAGGGACTGACCCCAGAGGGGAACTGTGCCCCGTTGCTGGGTCAGCCTCGGCCCTTGGACCAACACCTTCCTGATTCCCACCTGCCCTGTCTCCTGGATCCATGTCATCCCTctacctggcctgcctcttggcCCCGCCCAGGTTGTACCTGCCCCCAGGAACAGCTTGTAGAGGCCCTGGCAGAGCTGGGGGGAAACGGCGCCGTCTGGCAGGCAGGCAACGAGACCCTGGAGACCACACTCTCGCAGCCGGAGCCGCTGACGGCTGCGCTCAGGTAAGCGCTCATTCTGTTGCAGTCTGCGCAGGATCTGTGTGGGGTCATCATCAAGGGGAAGGAGTTACTGTAGGAGGGTAAGCCACCACACAGGGGTGGGGCTCCAAGAGAGGCCTGCAAAGACAGCTCCACCCACTAGCCCAGGGCCTTCTGCCTATCCCTGGACTCAGGCAGGAGCCCCAGTGAATGAGAATGCAGGGTTCGGGGGGAGCTAGATGTACCTTGCAGACTCGGTCGGGCAGCAAGGGCATGGGCCTCGGCCTCACCAGCAGTGCCAGCAGCACCTCAAGGTTCCCCGGCTCCAGCAGGAAGACAGCCAGAGACTCCTGTGCTGGGGAGCCTTGCAGCAGCGCCAGCAGCAGATCCAGCGCACCCACCACCTGGGGACACAAAGGCTTACGCTAATCGCGCCCAGCCCCAAGGCCCGCAACATGGTCCACGCTCCACCCCTCATCCAGGCTTCACCTCTGCCAACCTCTAGCCTACCTGGCCATCATCACCCAAGGCCGCCAGAAAGTTTAGCACCACCTGCAGGTCATCAGCGGTAGAGCTCCGCACCAGAAACTCCCGGGCCAGGCCCAGGAGTGACGTCTGCACTGTGCGCAGGTCGTCGGCGGGTAGGGGGCGCTCGCGCTGCGGACTGGGCAGGTCCCAGCAGAGAGGTCACCCAGGGCCAGGGAAACCACCAGGACATGGAAGGGAGGCGAAAACACGGAGGGCCGGCAGGTGAGCTGCGGGGCTGAACAGACCTGCCCCCAAGGCCCGAGGCTGGAGCATCAGCACCCCACCCCATCTGTACCCACCAGCCTCACCTGTAGTGGACACGCAGGGCATCAAGGATGAACTGGACCCCATACTTCTTCCGCAGCTTCTGTCTGTGCTCACGGACTATGCTAGACACATACTGGATGTGGCCTGAGCGGGCATCAGCAGAGggctcagcccaccaggctgcgctGGGTTCCTTCCATCATCCAGGACAGGGCCATGCCACTgccagacccccacccccaccccgaccagGGGAGGGTCGTCGTCCCCTCAGATCAGCTACAGGGCTGTAGCCTCTGAGAACGTCCACTGCCACCCTGGCTGGCAGCATCTCCTCACCCAAGTCGGCACACCTACCCAGGCGCACAGCGAAGTCGCTGAGGGTCCAGAGGTGAAAGTTGAAGAGCAAGTGCTGGTAGAGCAGGTACAGGAGGGGCCCACTGCCCTCGGCTGCCACCTGCTCCATCAACAGCTGGGCAGACATGAGCACATTCATGTCCATGGCCCAGCTGGGGacctgggtgggggcaggagctGGGGTGAGATGTCAGGCCTTGTCCACCCACTATCAGGCCTCCCAGTTTCCACCCTGCCCTGCACAGGCAGATGGACACAAACATCCTGCCTGCTCCAAACCCTCTGGCGGCTCCCTGCCCTCTGAAGTACAAGCTCCCAGCCTACTGTGCGGGTGTCCTGCCCCAGCCTGTGCTGGTACTTCCCCAGACCCTCTTGGCCCAACCCTGCCCCGCCTTTCAAATGCCACCTCTCCCAGGAGGCCCTCCCTGACTGATGGCATCAGGCACCCCGGCTTGGTCCCTCCAACAGCCCCTTGGTCAGATGAAGGAGTCCCCTCCCCGCCTGCCCCAGCAGGCCTCACCTTGCGCAAGAGGGCCCCGATGATGGCGGGCCCCTGGCAGTGCATCAGGCTCTCCTGATTCACGGGGTGGCCCTGCAGGAAGTTCCGCAGCATCAGCAGAAAGGCAGCCACTGCATTCTTCTCCATTCGCTCCTCTGCCACCACCAGGAAGGGGACAGGTGTGCGTCAAAGGCCTGTCAGGGGCTACAAGACCTCAAGCACTCCAGCCCCCTGCCAGGCCAAGGTCTTCTCTCACCAACACAGGCACCAGGGACACTTTACCTGAGGACTTGCCCAGTGGGAGAAGCAGGCCCTGGGCACTTTGGCCAGAGGTCAGTTCGGGCCCCACAAGGTCATGTGTTTCTGCTGGACCTGCCTCGGCTTCCTGGGGTTGTGCAGCCACTCGCTCCAGCAGGGGCAGCAGGGCACCCATGCCTCCCACGCAGTTCACCACATCCTGTGGGCAGGGGGCCTCCGTGAGGGCAGCACCCCATCAtctcctgccccctccacccTGCAGACCCTCCAACCTGGAATCCTGGGTCTCCTTAAGACCTCCCAGGGCACGGAGCCACTCCAGCCCACCCTGCACACTGCCCGTGCTCACACTTCCTGCACACACTGTCCACGTGGGCACACACCTTCACGTCCCAGGTCTCCACTCTATGGCCCGTAAGGCGGCCATCCAGCCCATGGCCAGGGGACAGGTCC
Coding sequences within it:
- the NBEAL2 gene encoding neurobeachin-like protein 2 isoform X5, producing MAASERLYELWLLYYAQKDLGYLQQWLKAFVGAFEKSISLSSLEPRRPEEVGAEVPLLPLDALHVLAEQLDAGDLEQALLLLKLFVILCRNPENVEAGWGRVLAPRVLALLTQLVAELKGPPPPQEDRGPQLENVALHALLLCEGLFDPYQTWRRQHRGEVISAKEKSKYKFPPAALPSEFSAFFRESLRDADRLPSVLLLRLIHLFGAVLAGGKENGQKAVSAGSVQGLLDVVRGWGHRPAQDPRLVPLALEVLVGAVHVLHASRAPPRGPELRALLEGYFRILNTDWPAGPSPDPGEAHVTLRVSMLDAIPMMLACEDRPVLQATFLSNNCFEHLIRLIQNSKLYLQARAPPEGDSDLATWLLTEPDVQKVLDQDTDAIAVHVVRVLTCIMSGSPSAKEVFKERIGYPHLHEVLQSHGPPTHRLLQELLNMAVEGDHSTCPPPPIRNEQPVLVLMRWLPSLPTAELRLFLAQRLWWLCDSCPASRATCVQAGLVGCLLETLSEGVALGARCQEQLLALLQALGHVSLRPLELRRLLRPPPGLDSGPGGAEAGQARHAGAIIRALSGMARHQGPARALRYFDLTPSMAGIMVPPVQRWPGPGFTFHAWLCLHPMAGAPAPAPTPTRPLQRKQLYSFFTSSGSGFEAFFTAAGTLVVAVCTRKEYLTMSLPEVSFADSAWHCVAIVHVPGRRPFSQNLVHVYKDGHLVKTAPLRCPSLSEPFSSCCIGSAGHRTTTTTTGLPAPPGPAALAHTHPSLTRSQSVPATTGLGWGSGLVAPLQEGSISSTLAGTQDTRWGSPTSLEGELGAVAIFHEALQAAALRVLCALGPNETAPFKPEGELHELGTKLLLHYSPQACKNNICLDLSPGHGLDGRLTGHRVETWDVKDVVNCVGGMGALLPLLERVAAQPQEAEAGPAETHDLVGPELTSGQSAQGLLLPLGKSSEERMEKNAVAAFLLMLRNFLQGHPVNQESLMHCQGPAIIGALLRKVPSWAMDMNVLMSAQLLMEQVAAEGSGPLLYLLYQHLLFNFHLWTLSDFAVRLGHIQYVSSIVREHRQKLRKKYGVQFILDALRVHYSPQRERPLPADDLRTVQTSLLGLAREFLVRSSTADDLQVVLNFLAALGDDGQVVGALDLLLALLQGSPAQESLAVFLLEPGNLEVLLALLVRPRPMPLLPDRVCKILRRLQQNERLPERSRQRLRLRECGLQGLVACLPDGAVSPQLCQGLYKLFLGADCLNLSDLLAVVQLSLQADLSVRLDICRQLFHLIYGQPDIVRLLARQAGWQDVLTRLFVLEAVTAGSPLPFTPEPPTSPEPASHKPPTESPEPSDVFLPPEAPDPDAFYHALSPFATPFELGLERASVSSGNTAGGGSGSGTVTPASQPGTPSPLDGPRPFPMAQGRHSSSLSNVLEDGSLPEPTISGDDTSNTSNPQQTCEEELCNLLTNVLFSVTWRGVDGSDEAAWRERGQVFSVLTQLGSSATLVRPPDCIKRSLLEMMLESALTDIKEAPPGVLASLTQQALWLLRLLQDFLCAEGHGNQELWSEKLFEGVCSLLDRLGAWPHLANGTADLREMAQIGLRLVLGYILLEDPQLHAQAYVKLHALLQTAVPMRREEACYVLSKLEAALARALNTSPSETPTENGEPPVAAAAAERCSWLVPLVRTLLDRAYGPLGLQWGLPSLPPTNGSPTFFEDFQAFCATPEWRHFIDKQVQPTMSQFEMDTYAKSHDLMSGFWNACYDMLMSSGQRRQRERARSRRAFQELVLDPVQRRARFEGLRYAAALKQQAAQHSTALLHWGALWRQLASPCGAWALRDPPTPHWKLSSAETYSRMRLKLVPNHHFNPHLEASALRDNLGEAPLTPTEEASLPLAVTKEAKVSSLPEELQEDQLGEDELAALETPLEAAELDEQHENLVLSAECQLVTVVAVVPGLLEVTTQHVYFYDGSAERVETEEGIGHDFRRPLAQLREVHLRRFNLRRSALELFFIDQANYFLNFPCKTGGAAASSPSPVPRPQPSLIPPHTQVRNQVYSWLLRLRPPTQGYLSSRSPQEMLRASGLTQKWVQREISNFEYLMQLNTIAGRTYNDLSQYPVFPWVLQDYVSPTLDLSNPAVFRDLSKPIGVVNPKHAQLVKEKYESFEDPAGTIDKFHYGTHYSNAAGVMHYLIRVEPFTSLHVQLQSGRFDCSDRQFHSVAAAWQARLESPADVKELIPEFFYFPDFLENQNGFDLGCLQLTNEKVGDVVLPPWASSPEDFIQQHRRALESEYVSAHLHEWIDLIFGYKQRGPAAEEALNVFYYCTYEGAVDLDQVADERERKALEGIISNFGQTPCQLLKEPHPARLSVEEAAQRLARLDTNSPSIFQHLGQLKAFFAEVISDGVPLVLALVPHRQPHSFITQGSADLLVTVSASGLLGTHSWLPYDRNISNYFSFSKDPTMGNPKMQRLLSGPWVPGSGVSGQALAVSPDGKLLFSGGHWDGSLRVTALPRGRLLSQLRCHLDVVTCLALDTCGIYLISGSRDTTCMVWRLMQQNGLSMGLASKPVQILYGHEAAVSCVAISTELDMAVSGSEDGTVIIHTVRRGQFVATLSPPGSTLPGPVSHLVLGSEGQIVVQSSARERLGAQVTYSLHLYSVNGRLRASLPLVEQPTALEVTEDFVLLGTAQCALHILHLNKLLPAAPPLPMKVPIRSVAVTKERSHVLVGLEDGKLIVVGAGQPSEVRSSQFARKLWRSSSRRISQVSSGETEYNPGEAR